A stretch of the Polaribacter pacificus genome encodes the following:
- a CDS encoding mannose-1-phosphate guanylyltransferase has protein sequence MKNNYYAVIMAGGIGSRFWPVSTEKNPKQFHDILDTGESLIQRTFNRINTLVSSNNIFISTNDRYKALVQQQLPKISNEQLLLEPVMRNTAPCILYAALKIYEQNKDAVLLIAPSDHWIDDEKKFIQNIETSMEACAKSDILMTLGIKPDNPNTGYGYIQFEKSASEIKKVKQFREKPNLQTAESFLASGDFLWNAGIFVWSAKSILKAFEQHLPDMMRLFNLETPVWNTPLEKEFIEKEYQNAENISIDFGILERANNVLVLPVDFGWSDLGTWGSLHKKLTKDNNDNAVVDAKAIFRNANGNLLKTQSGKRVVIEGLDNYIVVEKDDTLLICPLASEQHIKEITKELNEKFGKVES, from the coding sequence ATGAAGAATAATTATTACGCAGTGATTATGGCAGGAGGAATTGGATCTCGATTTTGGCCTGTTAGCACCGAGAAAAACCCAAAGCAATTTCACGATATATTGGATACTGGAGAATCTCTAATCCAACGAACATTTAATAGAATAAACACACTTGTTAGCTCTAATAATATCTTTATCTCAACCAATGATCGCTATAAAGCATTGGTACAACAACAGCTTCCAAAAATTAGCAACGAGCAACTATTATTAGAGCCTGTAATGAGAAATACAGCTCCTTGTATTTTGTATGCTGCTTTAAAAATATACGAACAAAACAAAGATGCTGTTTTATTGATAGCACCTTCTGACCATTGGATTGATGATGAAAAAAAATTCATTCAAAATATAGAGACCTCAATGGAGGCTTGTGCAAAGAGTGATATTTTAATGACGCTGGGGATTAAACCAGACAACCCAAATACAGGTTATGGATATATTCAATTTGAAAAAAGTGCTTCAGAAATTAAAAAAGTAAAACAATTTAGAGAAAAACCCAACCTACAAACTGCTGAGTCTTTTTTAGCTAGCGGTGATTTTTTGTGGAATGCCGGAATCTTTGTTTGGTCGGCTAAAAGCATACTGAAAGCTTTTGAGCAACACTTGCCAGATATGATGCGCCTTTTCAATCTAGAAACACCTGTTTGGAACACTCCTTTAGAAAAAGAGTTTATTGAAAAAGAGTACCAAAATGCAGAAAATATTTCTATTGATTTTGGGATTTTAGAACGCGCAAATAACGTGTTGGTTCTACCCGTTGATTTTGGATGGAGCGACCTGGGAACTTGGGGTTCTTTACATAAAAAACTTACAAAAGACAACAATGACAACGCTGTTGTTGATGCCAAAGCTATTTTTAGAAACGCAAATGGCAACCTACTCAAAACCCAATCGGGAAAACGCGTGGTAATTGAAGGGCTTGACAATTATATTGTCGTAGAAAAAGATGACACCCTTTTAATTTGCCCACTAGCTTCTGAGCAACACATTAAAGAAATCACAAAAGAATTAAACGAAAAGTTTGGAAAGGTTGAATCTTAA
- a CDS encoding DUF389 domain-containing protein — translation MTQDQKDDLQQDVEVEKTKEDIKKDAKGLFKGVKKFLVELLDFRQDTDHQATIEAIKVDIPFKGATAWILIFAVFVASIGLNANSTAVVIGAMLISPLMGPILGIGMSIAINDIDTLKKSLINLATMIVLSLITAFLFFYIFPLSEDNSELLGRVRPDIRDVLIAFFGGLALMVARTKKGTVASVIFGVAIATALMPPLCTAGYGLAQGNMSYFLGAMYLFTINTIFIALATFLVLKLLRFPMLKYINSAKRKRTAQLASALAIVVMIPAIFTFVSVYKENTINNQMNAFIKNEVKSNSSLQLIGEPDIEDKKIKLSFFNEVDEATQNALNNQLANNEKYNALKEYKVAVKGSDTKSFELITTAYQEKRQELADSKKIIEGLRTEVDELKNTITFLNESIEQKSALNNEKAIAFSRIARDAKIRYFSLEKLGFANLLSSSDFIKIDTIPLVIVKWNTSLNDSIKTQKELELSNWMKDEMQLKELIIKREDN, via the coding sequence ATGACCCAAGATCAGAAAGATGACCTTCAACAAGATGTCGAAGTAGAAAAAACCAAAGAAGACATTAAAAAGGACGCAAAAGGTCTTTTTAAAGGTGTAAAGAAATTTTTGGTTGAGCTCTTAGATTTTAGACAAGACACAGATCATCAGGCAACCATAGAGGCTATCAAGGTCGATATTCCTTTTAAAGGAGCTACAGCATGGATTTTAATCTTTGCGGTATTTGTGGCATCTATTGGTTTAAATGCAAACTCTACAGCAGTGGTTATTGGAGCCATGTTAATCTCTCCTCTTATGGGGCCTATTTTAGGGATTGGTATGTCTATTGCCATTAATGATATAGATACCTTAAAGAAGTCTTTAATCAATTTAGCAACCATGATTGTGTTAAGTTTGATTACTGCCTTTTTGTTTTTTTATATTTTTCCTTTAAGCGAAGATAATTCTGAGCTACTAGGGAGGGTTCGTCCAGATATTCGAGATGTACTAATCGCCTTTTTTGGTGGATTGGCTTTAATGGTAGCACGTACTAAAAAAGGAACCGTTGCTTCTGTTATTTTTGGTGTGGCCATCGCCACAGCATTGATGCCGCCTTTATGTACAGCTGGGTACGGATTGGCACAAGGAAATATGAGTTATTTTTTAGGCGCCATGTATTTGTTTACCATCAATACTATTTTTATTGCATTGGCAACTTTTTTGGTATTAAAGTTATTGCGCTTTCCAATGCTCAAATACATCAATTCTGCAAAGAGAAAACGTACTGCTCAGCTAGCTTCAGCCTTGGCAATTGTAGTGATGATTCCTGCAATTTTCACTTTTGTTTCTGTTTATAAAGAAAACACGATCAACAATCAAATGAATGCGTTTATCAAAAACGAAGTAAAAAGCAATTCATCCCTTCAATTAATCGGAGAGCCTGATATTGAGGATAAAAAAATTAAACTGAGCTTTTTTAATGAGGTAGATGAGGCTACTCAAAACGCCTTAAACAATCAGTTAGCTAATAATGAAAAATACAACGCTCTTAAAGAGTATAAAGTTGCTGTAAAAGGCAGCGATACAAAGAGTTTTGAATTGATCACCACTGCCTACCAAGAGAAGCGCCAAGAGTTGGCAGACAGTAAAAAAATAATAGAAGGTCTTCGAACAGAAGTTGATGAATTAAAAAACACTATAACATTTTTAAATGAAAGTATAGAGCAAAAATCTGCTCTTAATAATGAAAAAGCCATTGCGTTTAGTCGTATCGCTAGGGATGCTAAAATTCGATATTTTAGTCTAGAAAAGCTTGGTTTTGCAAACTTGCTTTCATCCTCAGATTTTATAAAGATAGATACCATTCCTCTAGTTATTGTTAAGTGGAATACGTCTTTAAATGACAGTATTAAAACTCAAAAAGAACTTGAGCTTTCTAATTGGATGAAAGATGAGATGCAGTTAAAAGAGTTGATTATAAAAAGAGAAGATAACTAA
- a CDS encoding CIA30 family protein, whose product MKTIFYKATFLIFMFMGDAVIFEFNAKSSIEKWTLLDDVVMGGKSGGDFFLSKEGFGVFAGTVSLENNGGFSSVRYPYTKTDLSQYTKIVIRLRGDKKNYQFRVKSKRSDYYSYTHTFSTNGDWQTIEIPFSALNPAFRGRSLQMPSYPAQSIEEIAFLIGNKKNERFQLEIAKITLSN is encoded by the coding sequence ATGAAAACAATTTTTTATAAAGCCACATTTTTAATTTTTATGTTTATGGGAGACGCTGTAATATTTGAGTTTAATGCAAAGAGCAGTATTGAAAAATGGACCCTTTTGGATGATGTGGTGATGGGAGGTAAGTCAGGCGGTGATTTTTTCTTAAGCAAGGAAGGGTTTGGTGTATTTGCGGGGACAGTTTCTCTTGAAAACAACGGAGGATTTTCATCGGTTAGATATCCGTATACTAAAACTGATTTATCTCAATATACAAAGATTGTGATCAGGCTTCGCGGTGATAAAAAGAACTACCAATTTAGAGTAAAATCAAAACGTTCTGATTATTATTCATATACACATACTTTTAGTACAAATGGAGATTGGCAGACTATTGAAATTCCGTTTTCAGCTTTGAATCCAGCTTTTAGAGGAAGAAGTTTGCAGATGCCAAGTTACCCTGCACAGAGTATAGAAGAAATCGCTTTTTTAATAGGGAATAAAAAAAATGAACGCTTTCAATTAGAGATTGCTAAAATCACATTAAGTAATTAA